The Solanum pennellii chromosome 4, SPENNV200 genomic interval AATCTTGCAGTCGATCCATCAACTAAACTCTAGATTTTGTGCAAATCTTGTCATCCTTCAACACCTTCCCGACCAACCCACCATCCTCCCATCCTATTGATCTGTCTCAACTTTCTGATCAACCAACCACTCCctttatgttttttgaaaaattaaccTAAATAGCCACCACCAAACCACTTCAATTAAGAATAGCCAGCAGATGTATACTATATGTATCATCCTTGTATACTATGAGTGTAGTCATGTATAACCAGACTACCAGAGTATAATCTAGGCATATAGGCTAGGAGAAGTAAAGAGCAAATCCAGCCGGCTATTTGAGCAAGGATCCCTTTGTTTCAAGTTCAACCATTTGTTTATATGCTCCAATATAATctctttttgatattatttttcgtACGGTTTAAAGTACGTTATGAAAGAATATGAGCATCCAATTCAAAATAAGGCAATAAGTGAAATAGGACCATTATAAACTCCTTTGAAGTATAAGCTGACATCCCCCCACACCTGTGACCAGTTCAGGGTTTGAGGACTAGAAGACAGGGGCAGAGCCAACTTATGGTAAGGGGTTCATCCAAGCCCCCTTTGGCGAAAAATTATAgtatttatacatggttaaattactttttatgtatatatagtagatgtaaAAACCCCTTCGACTAGTTCGTGTGTTTACTTCTTCGGATTTTGAGCTCCTCTTAATAAAAATCCTGACTCCGCCTCTGCTTGAAGACTACTTTTTCTGACAGACCCAGATCTTTCAAAAGTTCAGAGTAGCTCAACAGGCTAAAGCATGGACGTGGAGCATATAGAGAAGACTCAACATGTTAGGGTGTGCCTGAAAGAAAAAGTGAGCTCAACAAGTTAAGTGGGAATGACGCAGAAGGGGAAGACTCAACAGGTATAAAATGGGTTTGGAGCAGAAATAGAAGATTCAACAAGCTAAGAAATATTCTTGGAGAAAAGATTGTACAAGTACATGTATTAAAATGGTTGGAGTAGAAAGAACAATGTTTCAGATACATTTGACTCCCAACATATCGTATCTTTTAGTGAAGATGTCCTTCGGGGactaattattatattgttggAAAATGTAAGTATATTCTACAAAAGGACTATTAGCTTTGCTAAGTACATACAAGTTTACCATGTTCTTCAACTTAAGCTAATCCAGTAGTCTACCCCCTATCCAATAATTTTTAATGCTCATTATTTATGTTCATCAGGAAGCAAGATGACTAAGTAGAGGAAAATGGAAACCAGACCAATCTTTGATGATGTCCCTTTACCTGTTCTGGAACATACTTTGGCAATTCTTCCATGGCCTGATAAATAGTACCTTCATGCATCTCATCTTGCCCAAAATTTGCAGTGCAATAATTTACTCTTGGACATCACAGTTTCTCCGAGTTGATTCCTTTCCATGCAGCCGTACTTTGAGAATTATCTTACTTCATTTCACGACAGTACTTAATTCAGATCAATAGTCCATCCACTGTGATCATGCAACTTCAAGTTACATGTGATGTAAGATTTCACCCATGTCAGAATAATGCGTATTCAAGAAAGTAGCCTTTGAGCAATGGACATTACAAAATCTTTCTATCGATAGATTCTCTAAGAAGCCATGGTCATCACAATTCGTTCGACCTCACATGATTTTAAGTGTCCATTTAAACACCCTAAAACTCTATAGATTTCCTTCCTCTGTGGGTGCTTTGTATCTTTAGCTAAGAACTCATGGACATTATTTCCTATTTGGATTGAGCTACAACCAGGAATTTTTACTATTCCCTGGTCTCTAGTAGCTATACAGAAGTTCAAGGTATCTTGCCACCGCCCAACAGAAGAGCTTAGATTCATTATCAATGTTAAATAACTTGGGTTGTTAGGCTCTTGCTCCAGGATCCTCCTGGTTAAGGATTCTAACAACTCCCCGTTTCTATAAGTTTTACAAGCAGAAAGCAATGTGGCCCAAATGACCACGTTAGGTTCCAAATGCATGCTCTTTATGAAACTCAGTGCTTCTTCAAACTTTCCAGCTCGGCCAAGAAGATCAACCATGCATCCATAATGCTCAATCCGTGGTTTAATGCCAAATTTGTTCATCATATGGTAAAATACCCTTTTCCCTTCTTCCAGCAGCCCTCCATGAGTGCAAGCCGAAAGAACAGCAATAAATACAACATCATCCGGCTCTACTCCTTCTAAGCACATTTTTTCATAGAGTTCTAGGGCGTCTTTGCAATGTCCATTCACTGCTAATCCTGAAATCATTGTAGTCCAAGTAATTATGCATCTTTGGGCCATCCTCAGGAAAACTGCTTTTGCATTTTCCATATCTCCACATTTTGCAAATGTGTCGATTAAAGCATTTCCTAGGGGAACTGATAAGTCAAATTTGTTCTTTCTTATAAAAGAATCAATCCATTTTCCATGCTCATGAGACCCCAAATGTGAACATGCTGAGAGTACACTAATCAAAGTAGTCTGGTTGGGTTTGCAGTTCCCGTCAATCAACATAAGCTGAAACACTGAAAGAGCTTCATCAAACATGTGGTTATTTACATATCCAGCAATCATGGCATTCCATGAAACAACATTTTTTTCTGGTATTCGATCAAACATCTTTCTTGCTGATAGCACATCACCACTTGTGGCATATCCTGATACCACTGCAGTCCAAGAGATTATACTTTTCTCCGGCATCTCATCAAATATAGCTCTAGCAGTCTCTACGTCACCCAACTTCACATATCCAGATATCATCGTATTCCAAGAAACATCATTCTTCTCCGGCATACGCTTAAAAACAGAACGAGCCATCTCCATGTTCCCAACCTTCAATAGCCCAGCAATAACCGAATTCCACGAAATCAGATTCCTCTCCGGCATAGCCTCAAACAAACAAAGCGCATATTCTTGATTACCATGAATCATATAAGTACCGATCATCGTATTCCACGAAACAACATCTCTTTCATACATTTCATCAAACACCTTACGAGCAGAACCCAAATTCCCACCACATTTAGCATAAAAATCCATAAGGGTATTCTTAGCAAACACACTCGACTCAAAACCCAACTTTGCAATCTGACTATGAACTACTTCTCCAGCTTGTAAAGCATCAAAAGACTCAAAACACCTCAAGAGAAAAGTAAATGTGAAACTATTAGGTGTAATATTTGATACCCTCATATGGTTATAAGTATATAATGCATATTTCAATGTCTTACCAATGAAGCATTGAATCAAAGTATTGTAGGAAATAAGAGTTGGGTTTTGTAAGCTTTCAAAGACATATAGTCCATAATCAAGAGAAATGAAGTTTGAGGAAAAAGTTATGAGCTTTGGCACTATAAAGTTGTTATTCATTAGGCCATTGACAATAATCTGAAGATGGGTCTCTTTCAATTGTTTGCTAGTTTTGGATTTCTGTAAAAATTTGAGCAATTTTTGCTCCATTTTTGTGTGAGTTTTGGAAAGTTCAAAAGGCTTAATACAGGTAATACAGTTAACAGAGTGCCAACAACAGGTGAGTTCTTGGAAATTAAGGAAATTGCATTTTAGGACCTTACTTTTTAAAGATCTGCACTTAGGACCTTTTATTGTTATgcttaattttgaattataattttttatctaattgcacgtataatttatttaaattttaacttttattggCTTTCATTAACATTGACACCCtttttcaaatcattaattaaacTTCTTGTATTATGTGAATTTATGAAAGGTTTGAAATTTTATCCATTCACTTGATGATAGAAGCATTGTAAGAATATTTCTCGGGATGACTTAATTGAATTGGAGGGTGGTCGTTTATCGGGATCAACCCTTATTAACGCCTTTAAAATCGAGTCTATTGCATAGAATTTGCTTAGTGCAGTTATATATTTCATGTGCGATTTATATGCTTTAGGTAGCGGAGAGTTTATCTTGTGTGTACGGAGTGTTCACGCAAAGGCAAGGACAAAGGCAATCTATTACACAGTCGATGCGCACAAAATGTTTACCATAGAGTGCTCAAGCAAAAGGAAGGGCAAAGAAAATCTATTACGCAATGAAGAATTTACCCAATgcattcaaaataattaattgattatgtcATGATTCCAAATTAATTAGAATTAATTATAGTAATATGTAATCCATATCTTTGTCACTATCTAGGTAATTTCATAGAGTAATTTGAAATACCATAAATATAGTTATCATAAAATATAAGGACTAAAACACAAAAGAGACATATTTTGTCAGTTAATGGAAGTGAAAGCAAGAAACTTCATCCTTCTTCTCAAGAACTCAGAAATGATCACAAACCCATTATACAATTGGTCTTACTGTATAAAGAACTGCATATCTCAAGGAAAATTCAAAGAAGCCCTTTTAACATATACCCATAATCGTATCAATGGAAGTTTCATAATGGGTGTCGTTCCTTTGGTGCTAAAGGCATGTGCTTCACTTTCAATGCTTAGCCATGGCGAAGCCTTACATGCTGAATCCGTTAAATCAGGATTTGATTGTAATGTAATGGTGGGGACTGCGTTATTGGATATGTATGGCAAATGTGGTGAAATTCGGAGTGCCCGGAAAGTGTTTGATTATATGCCTGAGAGAAATGTGATAACATGGAATGCTATGATAGGAGGATGTATAAAGAGTGGTGATATAAAGACTGCTTTTTTATTGTTTGAGAATATGTCTGAGAAGACAATTGTGACTTGGAATGAAATGATTGATGGGTATGCTAGGAATGGAGATATGGTGATGGCTAGGAGTTTTTTTGACCGGGTACCAGATGAGTCGAGGAATGTTGTTACATGGAGTGTGATGGTTGATGGGTATGCTAGTCATGGGGATATGGATGCTGCAAGGGAATTGTTTGAGATTATGCCAACAAGGAATTTTTATGTCTGGTCGTCGATGGTTTCTGGTTATTTTAAGAAGGGTGATGTTAAGAGTGCCGAGGCTATATTTGATAGGATGAAAATGAGGAACTTGGTGAACTGGAATTCATTGATATGTGGTTATACACAAAATGGGTTATGTGAAGAAACTCTGGAAGCATTTACAAGAATGCAAGATGAGGGTCTTGAACCGGATGAGGTCACTGTAGTTAGTGTTTTATCGGCTTGCTCTCAGTTAGCATTGCTGGATATTGGCAAGGATATACATGAAATGATAATTCAGAAAGGGATTGAATTGAATCAATATGTTCTTAATGGGTTGGTTGACATGTATGCAAAATGTGGGGATTTAACTAACGCCAGATTGATTTTTGAAGGAATGTTAGTTAAGAATGATGCTGCTTGGAACTCACTAATATCTGGTTTTGCTAATCATGGCCACTGTGTGGAggcaattaatttttttgagagAATGGCTAGTTCAGGAGTGAAACCTAATGATATAACATTTCTCTCAGTGCTATCGGCTTGTGCCCATGGTGGATTGGTGGAGGAAGGTCTAGAGATCTTCTCCAGGATGGAGAAATATGCATTGACGGCGAGCATCAAGCATTATGGTTGTCTTGTAGACCTTTTGGGAAGGGCCGGAAGATTAGAGGAGGCTTGTGACTTGATGAAAGGGATGCCTGTCAAACCAAATGACACAGTTTTAGGGGCTCTGCTTGGAGCATGCCGGGTTCACTCGGACACAGATATGGTTGAAAATGTGCTGAAAGAGGTCAGGAAATTGAACTAC includes:
- the LOC107017946 gene encoding pentatricopeptide repeat-containing protein At3g21470, with the translated sequence MEVKARNFILLLKNSEMITNPLYNWSYCIKNCISQGKFKEALLTYTHNRINGSFIMGVVPLVLKACASLSMLSHGEALHAESVKSGFDCNVMVGTALLDMYGKCGEIRSARKVFDYMPERNVITWNAMIGGCIKSGDIKTAFLLFENMSEKTIVTWNEMIDGYARNGDMVMARSFFDRVPDESRNVVTWSVMVDGYASHGDMDAARELFEIMPTRNFYVWSSMVSGYFKKGDVKSAEAIFDRMKMRNLVNWNSLICGYTQNGLCEETLEAFTRMQDEGLEPDEVTVVSVLSACSQLALLDIGKDIHEMIIQKGIELNQYVLNGLVDMYAKCGDLTNARLIFEGMLVKNDAAWNSLISGFANHGHCVEAINFFERMASSGVKPNDITFLSVLSACAHGGLVEEGLEIFSRMEKYALTASIKHYGCLVDLLGRAGRLEEACDLMKGMPVKPNDTVLGALLGACRVHSDTDMVENVLKEVRKLNYISDSGDDAHYVIFSNIYAAAERWEKAERMRYALSNKGSQKTPGCSVVMLDGPETSFMQVMTA